In methanogenic archaeon ISO4-H5, the following are encoded in one genomic region:
- a CDS encoding transposase encodes MRVPKEIRGIERPARTVVEPYQSGKYAVRTRVDIIDGKGNIRFRKNQVIGYITDSYHPIRQEVELKSIGRIESKQFGAINLLNILCKNILTDLEEFYHYRDAEWIYCTALLRASYPGIPDCKLRARYIHSFVSEFYPGVTMNKDHVTEMFTLLGEQFVTTEKFMISRLGKISEDDLVVIDGCLKQDNGDNLSISKASRKTSATKVCHHLMMYAYSPLEGEPLCSKVYPGNVTDAVAVEDFVKRLKIREGIMVADRGFRPEVMKRVAEEHEGLHYLVPLMKGRLVAERSGCFSFDTVMMRDDGPVSCKRSEAKGKNGEGLGYWLYSFKSPKIAAEMESEYLEQNAGNLDPVLLEAERRWFGVLILQSDQKMEPDFAYDCYDDRWGIEPLFKLHKTGLEIDDTREKSDETTIGSEFVNYLATLMSARLRNHLAKFDFCRNRSFKDVLSDLCDCVKIREGDGEWEYRTTAGKDMKLYVRVGAVTEPDMVERYGVKNIIPQEGPRRRGRPPGSKDTRPRKRRTAAELAAARSGKST; translated from the coding sequence ATGAGGGTGCCGAAGGAGATCAGGGGGATAGAAAGACCTGCACGTACAGTCGTAGAACCGTATCAATCCGGCAAATACGCAGTCAGGACGCGGGTCGATATCATCGACGGCAAAGGGAACATCAGGTTCAGGAAGAACCAGGTGATAGGATACATCACCGATTCATACCATCCGATCAGACAGGAAGTGGAACTGAAATCCATCGGAAGGATAGAATCGAAACAGTTCGGTGCAATCAATCTCCTGAATATCCTGTGCAAGAATATCCTCACCGATCTGGAGGAGTTCTACCACTACAGGGATGCTGAATGGATATACTGCACAGCACTGCTGAGAGCCTCCTACCCAGGAATCCCTGACTGCAAACTCAGAGCGAGATACATACACTCGTTCGTTTCCGAATTCTATCCCGGTGTGACAATGAACAAGGATCACGTCACGGAGATGTTCACCCTTCTGGGTGAACAGTTCGTGACCACCGAGAAGTTCATGATCTCCCGTTTGGGAAAGATATCCGAGGATGATCTGGTGGTCATAGACGGATGTCTGAAGCAGGATAACGGTGATAATCTCTCCATATCCAAGGCCTCAAGGAAGACTTCCGCAACCAAGGTGTGCCACCATCTGATGATGTATGCATACAGCCCTCTGGAAGGGGAACCTCTCTGCTCCAAGGTATATCCCGGGAATGTCACCGATGCAGTGGCTGTGGAGGATTTCGTGAAACGTCTCAAGATACGCGAAGGGATCATGGTCGCAGACAGGGGTTTCAGACCCGAGGTGATGAAAAGGGTGGCGGAGGAACATGAGGGTCTCCACTATCTTGTTCCTCTGATGAAGGGGCGTCTGGTGGCCGAGAGGTCGGGATGTTTCTCTTTCGATACGGTGATGATGAGGGATGACGGTCCGGTAAGCTGCAAGAGATCCGAGGCAAAAGGCAAGAACGGAGAGGGTCTGGGCTATTGGCTGTATTCTTTCAAAAGTCCGAAGATAGCGGCAGAGATGGAAAGCGAGTATCTTGAACAGAACGCAGGGAATCTGGATCCCGTTCTGCTCGAAGCAGAACGGAGATGGTTCGGAGTTCTCATATTGCAATCGGATCAGAAGATGGAACCGGATTTCGCATACGACTGTTACGATGACAGATGGGGAATCGAACCTCTGTTCAAACTGCACAAGACGGGATTGGAGATCGACGACACCAGGGAGAAATCCGATGAGACGACGATAGGGAGCGAGTTCGTCAACTATCTGGCAACGCTGATGTCCGCAAGGCTGAGGAATCACCTTGCAAAATTCGATTTCTGCAGGAACAGATCGTTCAAGGATGTTCTTTCGGACCTTTGCGACTGTGTGAAGATAAGGGAAGGGGATGGCGAGTGGGAATACCGCACCACCGCAGGAAAGGATATGAAGCTCTATGTGAGAGTAGGAGCTGTCACCGAACCGGACATGGTGGAGAGGTACGGAGTGAAGAACATCATCCCGCAGGAGGGTCCGCGCAGACGCGGACGCCCGCCAGGGTCCAAGGACACCAGACCGAGGAAAAGACGTACGGCCGCTGAACTAGCTGCAGCGAGGTCAGGCAAAAGTACATGA
- a CDS encoding bifunctional phosphoglucose/phosphomannose isomerase, with translation MFKTESLNRMAREIGGLESDLTAALDIPSGITKSYKHIMICGMGASAIGGALYVDSMYYTSKVSVEVVKTMNLPAWVDNDTLFVACSYSGNTYETVQMYKEAITKGIDVVAVTHGGQLEELSRQNGNLMMKIGGELIQPRSAIGWFIGLLGGIIQDAGGPOVREQLRKLLPRIREYNYEFTADDSYARTIALRIKGKIPVIYGAPNLSAMALRMKTQLNENSKVIAFSGVLPEFNHNEIVGWYDDDHKYQFHPVLIVDDDYEEIAKIIKATKGLLSSRDVGLDVFKVKGDSVLEKNIYAVMFGDYVSLYLAALREVDPCNVDPIVDIKARIRAVLPE, from the coding sequence ATGTTTAAAACGGAATCCCTCAACAGAATGGCCAGGGAGATCGGCGGTCTCGAATCCGATCTCACCGCAGCTCTGGACATTCCTAGTGGTATCACAAAGTCATACAAGCACATCATGATCTGCGGAATGGGAGCGTCCGCCATCGGCGGAGCCCTCTACGTGGACTCCATGTACTACACCTCCAAGGTCAGCGTAGAGGTCGTCAAGACCATGAACCTGCCTGCCTGGGTCGACAACGATACCCTCTTCGTGGCATGCAGCTACTCCGGCAACACCTACGAGACCGTCCAGATGTACAAGGAGGCCATCACCAAAGGCATCGATGTCGTAGCCGTCACCCACGGCGGACAGCTCGAGGAGCTTTCTCGGCAGAACGGCAACCTCATGATGAAGATCGGAGGCGAGCTCATCCAGCCCCGTTCCGCCATCGGATGGTTCATCGGTCTCCTGGGAGGAATCATTCAGGACGCCGGCGGACCCTAGGTCAGGGAGCAGCTCAGGAAACTCCTGCCCCGCATCCGCGAGTACAACTACGAGTTCACCGCCGACGACAGTTACGCCAGGACCATTGCCCTCCGCATCAAAGGCAAGATCCCTGTGATTTACGGAGCACCCAACCTCTCCGCCATGGCGCTGAGGATGAAGACCCAGCTCAACGAAAACTCCAAGGTAATTGCATTTTCCGGAGTGCTTCCCGAGTTCAACCACAACGAGATTGTCGGATGGTACGACGATGACCACAAGTACCAGTTCCACCCCGTCCTCATCGTCGACGATGACTACGAGGAAATCGCCAAAATCATCAAGGCTACCAAGGGACTCCTCTCGAGCCGCGATGTCGGTCTCGATGTCTTCAAGGTCAAGGGCGATTCCGTCCTCGAGAAGAACATCTACGCGGTCATGTTCGGAGACTACGTCTCCCTGTACCTCGCGGCCCTTCGCGAAGTGGACCCCTGCAACGTCGACCCTATTGTCGATATCAAAGCACGTATCAGAGCGGTGCTGCCGGAATGA
- a CDS encoding glycosyl transferase GT2 family — MIEVSIIIPFYNTEKYIGRCLKSLVRQKGVDAEFILIDDGSTDRSLKICERFASQDNRFKIICSEHCGVSHARNLGLDAAVGKYVAFVDSDDKLLKDALKTLFAMAEETGCDCVKFNAKLVHGSKWMKDSFQKHDELVENFTPEDIFRFEDCRPFVWMHFIRRDLIGDLRFKESLTIGEDQEFIIRYMLKVDRVLFTSRRLYCHYRTSDTGLEQTISDPDRLCDSNIRLVEKVLSEVQLDSQYFAGWIFDTLYTSFMESHKAEENRKRIKALIQKGSVQQNLSDPNKASLLENML; from the coding sequence ATGATAGAGGTCAGTATCATCATTCCCTTCTACAACACCGAGAAGTACATCGGAAGATGTCTGAAGAGTCTCGTCCGTCAGAAGGGTGTGGATGCGGAGTTCATCCTGATTGATGACGGTTCCACCGACAGATCACTGAAGATATGCGAACGCTTCGCTTCTCAGGATAATAGATTCAAGATCATCTGCAGTGAACACTGCGGTGTATCTCATGCGAGGAATCTGGGATTGGATGCCGCCGTCGGGAAGTATGTGGCCTTCGTGGATTCGGACGATAAGCTCCTGAAGGATGCTCTGAAGACTTTGTTCGCTATGGCGGAGGAGACTGGGTGTGATTGCGTCAAGTTCAATGCCAAACTTGTCCACGGAAGCAAATGGATGAAGGATTCTTTTCAGAAACACGATGAGTTGGTGGAGAACTTCACTCCAGAGGATATCTTCAGGTTCGAGGATTGCAGGCCGTTCGTGTGGATGCATTTCATACGCAGGGACCTTATTGGTGACTTGAGGTTCAAAGAGTCTCTGACGATAGGGGAGGACCAGGAGTTCATAATCAGATACATGCTCAAGGTAGATCGGGTGCTGTTCACCAGCAGAAGACTGTACTGTCATTACCGTACTTCTGATACTGGGTTGGAACAGACAATATCTGACCCGGACAGACTCTGCGACTCAAATATCAGATTGGTGGAAAAAGTCCTTTCGGAAGTACAATTAGACTCCCAGTATTTCGCCGGATGGATCTTTGATACCCTGTACACCTCTTTCATGGAATCACATAAGGCCGAGGAAAACAGGAAAAGAATAAAGGCATTGATACAGAAAGGCTCCGTTCAGCAAAACCTATCAGACCCAAATAAAGCCTCACTTCTCGAAAACATGCTATAA
- a CDS encoding transmembrane protein — translation MHKYSCDNDRRDYVSAVTMLICIIVSYLISDAIAAYVANNDFFVKILIFIVIVGPFTLWTYLADGLSALFLKASGIRNCTGEYTGTLKSSYDSFERNYNVTVKIVHKFRNIEIRLDTSTSTSRSVTASLRQDGERVELIYTYENDGSIEMGLNRHIGTGIITIESOMVKGIYYTHPDRGTSGTFELKFKPN, via the coding sequence ATGCATAAGTATAGCTGCGATAACGACAGAAGGGATTACGTTTCCGCGGTCACGATGTTGATATGCATAATTGTATCGTACCTGATATCCGACGCTATCGCAGCCTATGTCGCAAATAATGATTTCTTTGTGAAAATACTCATTTTTATAGTTATTGTGGGTCCGTTTACGCTATGGACATATCTTGCAGACGGCCTTTCGGCATTATTTCTGAAGGCCTCTGGGATAAGGAATTGCACCGGGGAATATACAGGCACTCTGAAATCTAGCTATGATTCCTTTGAAAGGAACTATAATGTAACGGTAAAAATCGTTCATAAATTCAGGAATATCGAGATCAGGCTCGACACAAGTACCAGCACATCACGCAGTGTTACCGCATCTCTCCGTCAGGACGGTGAGCGGGTCGAATTAATCTACACTTACGAAAATGATGGTTCCATAGAGATGGGCCTCAATAGGCACATAGGTACGGGGATTATAACCATTGAAAGCTAGATGGTTAAGGGCATCTACTACACTCATCCTGACCGCGGAACTTCGGGAACGTTCGAGTTAAAATTCAAGCCAAATTAA
- a CDS encoding methionine adenosyltransferase MetK, whose protein sequence is MEKKLFTSESVTEGHPDKLCDAVSDAILDACLREDPLSRVACETVACTGYVLVTGEITTNANLDVPAIVRQKVVEIGYDSGDKGLDGNSCAVFVALDKQSEDIAAGVDKALDSGENVDIGAGDQGMMFGFATNETPELMPYPISLAHKLSRKLTEVRKNGTLKYLRPDGKTQVSVEYDENGKPSRLEAVVLSTQHDPEVDQKQIHEDIKKYVFDAVLDPKMIDKDTKFFINPTGRFVVGGPHGDAGLTGRKIIVDTYGGYARHGGGAFSGKDPTKVDRSGAYAARYVAKNIVAAGLAEKCEIQISYAIGVAQPTSIMVDTFHTGKLSDERITEIVRENFDLRPMGIIKMLDLRRPIYGPSSSYGHFGREDVDFPWERTDKADVLRKYL, encoded by the coding sequence ATGGAAAAGAAGCTTTTCACTTCAGAATCGGTGACCGAAGGCCACCCTGACAAACTCTGCGACGCAGTCAGCGACGCCATCCTCGACGCCTGTCTCAGAGAAGACCCTCTGAGCCGCGTCGCCTGCGAGACCGTGGCATGTACAGGCTACGTCCTGGTCACCGGAGAGATAACCACCAACGCCAACCTCGACGTCCCTGCCATCGTAAGGCAGAAAGTTGTCGAGATCGGCTACGATTCCGGCGACAAGGGACTCGACGGAAACTCCTGCGCTGTCTTCGTAGCTCTGGACAAACAGTCCGAGGACATCGCCGCCGGCGTGGACAAGGCACTCGACTCCGGAGAGAACGTGGACATCGGCGCCGGGGACCAGGGAATGATGTTCGGTTTCGCCACTAACGAGACCCCCGAGCTCATGCCTTACCCTATTTCATTGGCGCACAAGCTGTCCAGGAAACTCACCGAAGTGAGGAAGAACGGCACCCTGAAGTATCTCAGGCCCGACGGAAAGACCCAGGTTTCGGTAGAATATGACGAGAACGGAAAACCTTCCCGCCTGGAAGCCGTAGTCCTCTCCACGCAGCACGATCCCGAGGTCGACCAGAAACAGATCCACGAGGACATCAAGAAGTACGTGTTCGACGCCGTACTCGATCCCAAGATGATCGACAAGGACACCAAGTTCTTCATCAACCCCACCGGACGCTTCGTGGTCGGCGGCCCCCACGGAGATGCCGGACTCACCGGAAGGAAGATCATCGTTGACACCTACGGAGGATATGCGAGACACGGAGGAGGAGCATTCTCCGGCAAGGACCCCACCAAGGTCGACAGGTCCGGAGCATATGCCGCCAGGTACGTGGCCAAGAACATCGTTGCCGCAGGACTCGCCGAGAAATGCGAGATCCAGATCTCCTATGCCATCGGTGTCGCCCAGCCGACCTCGATCATGGTGGACACCTTCCACACCGGAAAGCTCTCCGACGAGAGGATCACCGAGATCGTCCGCGAGAATTTCGATCTCCGCCCCATGGGAATCATCAAGATGCTGGACCTCCGCAGACCCATCTACGGACCCTCCTCCTCATACGGTCACTTCGGCCGCGAGGATGTGGATTTCCCCTGGGAGCGCACCGACAAAGCGGACGTCCTCAGGAAGTACCTGTAA
- a CDS encoding ribonuclease III Rnc, which translates to MPTEQEIVTKMKELEHLIGYRFNDINNLKMAMNVELHPNQYNKKNYCNHALAELGDAVLKTVLSHELFKLDCDRDQITDIKRDLESNENLNRIDRELGYYRYAYNSSTFYNDSLQDHQKLPHSSHDLYIEAIIGAIFLDGGYEKVSEWIYEIFGLDKLSEVLESHYGKKVSEPIPHWPRW; encoded by the coding sequence ATGCCGACCGAACAAGAGATTGTAACGAAGATGAAAGAATTGGAACACCTCATCGGATACCGTTTCAACGATATCAATAACCTAAAAATGGCGATGAACGTCGAACTGCACCCCAACCAATACAACAAGAAGAACTACTGCAACCACGCCCTGGCGGAACTGGGCGATGCGGTTCTGAAAACGGTACTCTCTCACGAATTGTTCAAACTGGACTGCGACCGCGATCAGATTACCGACATAAAACGCGATCTGGAATCTAACGAGAATCTGAACAGAATCGACCGGGAGCTGGGATACTATCGGTATGCATACAACTCCTCCACATTCTACAACGATTCTCTCCAGGATCATCAGAAACTGCCCCATAGCAGTCATGACCTCTATATCGAGGCGATAATCGGGGCAATATTCCTGGACGGAGGGTACGAAAAGGTTTCGGAATGGATATACGAGATATTCGGACTGGACAAACTTTCAGAAGTGCTGGAATCCCACTACGGAAAGAAGGTGTCCGAGCCGATACCGCATTGGCCCAGATGGTAA
- a CDS encoding glycosyl transferase GT8 family, which yields MMSSRLTKIVSAFEKQPVDVVDPYIPPLGQDYVTVCLTSSNEYSPIVCVSIKSLAENSNPNRKYDVIILTKDMSVRNKEQIIAAISANPNVSIRFVNVSNWIKNYNFHLWAHFTEFTYYRLLIPTLFKLYKKVLYLDSDTIVNVDLYNLYKLDLNEYLLAAAVDTHVMGRINDSTRADPDYYQNVLGIGGGGYFQGGVMLFNVTKFNEMYGDGELIQKANETSYRWLDQDFLNVECKGRVKYLPNKWNLMVINNPNCIDEQHLQEPLFSDYISARKNPYIIHYIGRSIPCYNPFVDYYEYFWRYAKLTPYYELLINKMVLEREKHESARVMNILKNSEYAALFDFVSVLFPEKSRRLTILQKLSKNFKGKNRKRQ from the coding sequence ATGATGAGCAGTCGACTGACTAAGATTGTATCAGCATTTGAAAAACAACCTGTGGATGTAGTCGACCCCTATATCCCCCCCTTGGGTCAAGACTATGTAACAGTATGTTTGACATCAAGTAATGAGTACTCTCCGATAGTATGTGTATCGATAAAATCTCTTGCTGAGAATTCCAATCCCAATAGGAAATATGATGTGATTATCCTTACCAAGGATATGAGTGTTAGAAATAAAGAACAGATAATTGCAGCAATATCAGCCAATCCCAATGTTAGTATAAGGTTTGTAAACGTATCGAATTGGATAAAAAATTATAATTTTCACCTTTGGGCCCATTTTACGGAATTTACTTATTATCGCCTGTTAATCCCTACTCTTTTTAAACTGTATAAAAAAGTACTGTATTTAGATAGCGATACAATCGTAAATGTCGATCTTTATAATTTATACAAACTGGACTTGAACGAATATTTGTTAGCTGCGGCTGTTGATACCCATGTAATGGGCCGTATCAATGATTCAACCCGTGCAGATCCTGATTATTACCAGAATGTACTTGGAATCGGGGGCGGAGGCTATTTTCAAGGTGGAGTAATGTTATTCAATGTCACCAAATTTAACGAAATGTACGGAGATGGTGAATTGATACAAAAGGCCAATGAAACATCTTATCGTTGGTTAGATCAAGATTTTTTAAATGTTGAATGCAAAGGCAGAGTAAAATATCTCCCTAATAAGTGGAATTTAATGGTTATAAATAATCCAAATTGTATTGATGAACAACATTTACAGGAACCATTATTTTCAGATTATATCTCTGCTAGGAAGAATCCATATATTATCCATTACATTGGTCGTAGTATTCCGTGTTATAATCCATTTGTAGATTATTACGAATACTTTTGGAGATATGCCAAATTAACCCCATACTATGAATTGTTAATCAATAAAATGGTCTTAGAGCGTGAAAAGCACGAGTCCGCAAGGGTGATGAACATCCTCAAGAATTCAGAATACGCGGCACTATTTGATTTTGTCAGTGTACTCTTTCCTGAAAAATCAAGAAGATTAACTATACTACAAAAACTATCAAAAAATTTTAAGGGTAAGAATAGAAAAAGACAATAA
- a CDS encoding transmembrane protein has product MDLSDTLEKDLARIIGFINNCDSKASIVLGTVLTSVSLILGLSHSEFMGVFHSGDIGAAAIVILLLVASAILLVKGLHALFDSLRARDDPLKDESMKGTIFYRHIASMDLDAYRERISARNYENYVRELTKQIRANAEICTEKYDWYNEGLRLSVRGVVLLIFVAVLAFVF; this is encoded by the coding sequence ATGGATCTGAGCGACACGTTGGAGAAGGACCTTGCGAGGATCATCGGGTTCATAAACAACTGCGACAGCAAGGCCTCTATTGTCTTGGGGACCGTTCTTACCTCTGTATCCCTGATCTTGGGTCTGAGTCATTCAGAGTTTATGGGAGTCTTCCATTCGGGGGACATAGGTGCAGCAGCGATTGTGATCTTGTTGCTGGTAGCCTCTGCGATATTATTGGTAAAAGGACTGCACGCCTTATTCGATTCGTTGCGCGCCAGGGATGATCCCCTGAAGGATGAATCCATGAAGGGAACGATATTCTACAGACACATCGCCTCGATGGATCTGGATGCGTATCGGGAGAGAATATCTGCCAGGAACTATGAGAACTATGTCAGGGAGCTTACCAAGCAGATTCGTGCCAATGCGGAAATCTGTACGGAGAAGTACGATTGGTATAACGAAGGTCTGAGATTGTCCGTCAGGGGTGTTGTGCTACTCATCTTCGTAGCGGTGCTGGCATTCGTATTCTGA